The Penicillium digitatum chromosome 6, complete sequence genome has a window encoding:
- a CDS encoding Protein phosphatase 2C-related: MDGARLRQPSTARLYHAAVWPSYGITTPVPDQPFVVPKSPFRFETGYALCAKRPSRPFPPPFLSPPSSSFSDPLTTHGLSQDKRLSVKGELVRGLNNGDDAIVVAENFIGVDDGVGAWATKPRGHAALWSRLLLHFWALEIEKNVDHRTSTLDPVGYLQHAYEETLRATTSPTEWLGTTTSTTAILHWTKEQDGTQKPLLYVTNLGDCKVLVIRPSEKKVLFRTAEQWHWFDCPVQLGTNSTDTPRKDAVLSKIAVQEDDVVLALSDGVMDNLWEHEVLKIVVDSIEKWKEGRAVPMKVAQYSPLSDDRNVYVARELLNAALTIARDPFAESPFMEKAVDEGLAIEGGKMDDISVVTLLHEHPPILNGACLGLARVVIDTEFRTTSLFAYIAIAQL, from the exons ATGGAC GGTGCCCGCCTCCGACAACCGAGCACCGCACGGCTATACCACGCGGCAGTGTGGCCCTCCTACGGCATCACCACTCCCGTCCCCGACCAACCATTCGTTGTCCCAAAATCGCCCTTTCGATTCGAGACTGGCTACGCTTTATGTGCTAAACGACCCTCACGACCCTTCCCTCCGCCTTTCCTGTCCCCACCCTCTTCATCCTTCTCGGATCCTTTGACAACACACGGACTCAGCCAGGATAAGAGATTATCCGTCAAGGGCGAGCTAGTCCGCGGCCTGAACAATGGAGACGATGCCATTGTCGTCGCGGAGAATTTCATAGGCGTCGACGATGGCGTAGGTGCCTGGGCTACAAAACCTCGGGGCCATGCTGC ACTCTGGTCTAGACTCCTTTTACACTTCTGGGCCCTCGAGATCGAAAAGAATGTCGACCACCGCACGTCTACCCTCGACCCGGTCGGATACTTGCAGCATGCTTACGAGGAGACCTTGCGGGCAACTACATCTCCTACCGAGTGGCTCGGCACGACAACCTCGACCACTGCCATACTACACTGGACCAAGGAACAAGACGGCACACAGAAGCCACTGCTGTACGTTACGAACCTGGGTGATTGTAAAGTCCTCGTGATTAGACCCAGCGAGAAGAAAGTCCTATTTCGCACTGCAGAGCAGTGGCATTGGTTCGATTGTCCCGTGCAGCTTGGAACAAACAGCACCGACACACCTCGGAAAGATGCAGTCTTGTCCAAAATTGCGGTACAGGAAGACGATGTTGTCCTGGCCCTCTCTGATGGCGTCATGGACAACCTCTGGGAACATGAGGTCCTGAAAATCGTTGTGGACAGTATCGAAAAATGGAAGGAAGGGCGCGCGGTGCCAATGAAAGTTGCGCAGTACTCTCCTCTGTCTGACGATCGCAATGTCTATGTCGCCCGGGAACTGCTTAATGCTGCTCTGACAATTGCCCGGGATCCCTTTGCAGAGAGTCCCTTTATGGAGAAGGCGGTGGATGAGGGACTGGCCATTGAAGGAGGCAAAATGGACGATATCTCCGTCGTG ACTCTCCTTCACGAACATCCACCCATCTTGAACGGCGCCTGTCTCGGACTTGCGCGAGTTGTCATTGATACCGAGTTTCGGACCACGAG CTTGTTCGCCTACATTGCTATTGCGCAGCTTTGA